The following are encoded in a window of Castanea sativa cultivar Marrone di Chiusa Pesio chromosome 5, ASM4071231v1 genomic DNA:
- the LOC142636571 gene encoding serine/threonine-protein kinase-like protein ACR4: MTSSSSIQILSPHQTLQIKTVKMSHTQDIVYYFVMVSLSISLIILGIVLYLICKKRPVESEESLPIKLCARAYTLTDIDAATDGFNHRRIVGQGRLGTVYAAVVEEQVAAVKRIHPRLVLSNAGFGFSTVIKSLSLAQHPHIVSIIGFSEAPGERIIVMDFVGMVSLDFYLHQNPDGVSLLDWSHRLRIAAGAARGLEYLHEGMAPNIVHGCIKASNILIDSKFCARVCDYGLSFLAPQERKGLIGYVDDEYWSNKGCGPCKESDVYGFGVVLLEILSGRVSEEGLLVKWALPLIKEMKFSELLDPRQVFPSDMEPLVRMAKVASSCVGNSRKSRPSIGQVATILNSLEMELRV, encoded by the coding sequence ATGACCAGTTCTTCCTCTATTCAAATTTTAAGCCCTCATCAAACCCTGCAAATTAAGACAGTAAAAATGAGCCACACTCAGGATATTGTTTATTACTTTGTCATGGTTAGCTTATCTATCTCTCTCATCATTCTTGGTATTGTCCTCTATCTTATTTGCAAAAAGAGGCCTGTTGAATCAGAAGAAAGTCTTCCTATTAAGCTTTGTGCTCGTGCGTACACATTAACTGATATTGATGCTGCCACTGATGGCTTCAACCACCGCAGAATTGTTGGCCAGGGCCGCCTTGGAACTGTTTATGCCGCCGTAGTTGAAGAACAAGTTGCAGCTGTTAAGCGGATTCATCCCCGGCTTGTATTGAGTAATGCAGGATTTGGATTTTCAACCGTGATCAAATCTCTTTCGTTAGCCCAACACCCCCATATAGTGTCAATTATAGGCTTTTCAGAAGCTCCTGGTGAGAGAATTATAGTAATGGATTTTGTTGGCATGGTAAGTTTAGATTTTTATTTGCATCAAAACCCAGATGGGGTTTCTCTATTGGATTGGAGCCACCGCTTGAGGATTGCTGCAGGGGCTGCCCGAGGGCTAGAGTACTTGCATGAAGGCATGGCACCAAATATAGTCCATGGTTGCATCAAGGCctcaaatattttaattgattcGAAATTTTGTGCAAGAGTTTGTGATTATGGGCTATCTTTTTTGGCACCCCAAGAGAGGAAAGGTCTAATAGGGTATGTGGATGATGAGTATTGGAGTAACAAAGGGTGTGGACCTTGCAAAGAAAGTGATGTTTATGGGTTTGGGGTggttttattagaaattttgaGTGGGAGAGTAAGCGAAGAAGGGTTGCTAGTTAAATGGGCATTGCCATTGATTAAGGAAATGAAGTTTTCTGAACTTTTGGACCCAAGACAGGTATTTCCTTCTGATATGGAGCCTCTTGTTAGGATGGCCAAAGTTGCTTCATCTTGTGTTGGTAACTCTAGGAAGAGTAGGCCTTCCATTGGTCAAGTGGCAACAATTTTGAACAGTTTGGAGATGGAGTTACGTGTTTGA